From the genome of Vicia villosa cultivar HV-30 ecotype Madison, WI linkage group LG2, Vvil1.0, whole genome shotgun sequence, one region includes:
- the LOC131645866 gene encoding ubiquitin-conjugating enzyme E2 7-like, with translation MSQASLLLQKQLKDLCKAPLDGFSAGLVDESNVFEWNVTIIGPPYSLYDGGFFNAIMSFPPDYPQNPPKMKFTSEIWHPNVYSDGTVCISILHPPGDDPVGYEDSGERWLPIHTVESIVWSIISMLSSPNTESPANVDAAIEWRDKRDEFRKKVTRCVRKSQEM, from the exons ATGTCACAAGCAAGCCTTCTCCTCCAAAAGCAACTCAAAG ATCTGTGTAAAGCTCCTCTAGATGGCTTCTCAGCAGGTTTGGTTGATGAGAGCAATGTGTTTGAATGGAATGTCACCATCATTGGTCCACCTTATTCTCTCTA TGATGGAGGTTTTTTCAATGCAATCATGAGTTTTCCTCCTGATTATCCTCAGAATCCACCAAAAATGAAGTTTACTTCAGAGATTTGGCATCCTAATG TTTACTCTGATGGAACTGTCTGCATTTCAATTCTTCACCCTCCTGGTGATGATCCAGTTGGTTATGAAGATTCCGGCGAGCGCTGGTTGCCTATTCATACG GTTGAAAGTATAGTTTGGAGTATAATATCAATGCTTTCAAGCCCCAATACGGAGTCTCCTGCTAATGTAGACGCTGCG ATAGAATGGagagataagagagatgaattcAGAAAGAAAGTGACTCGCTGTGTAAGAAAGTCTCAAGAAATGTAA
- the LOC131648556 gene encoding uncharacterized protein LOC131648556 produces the protein MVSWTDGVWCWNVVRVHEVLGRQASVEMTELNTMLVDVQLTTNGDDDVVWPFDVSKCYTVRSGYQLLLQQQQEGELDSGRRQGLEYIWAAQVPSKLKIFCWRVILDRLPTRNQLIRRGIIANNHEAMCVFCGLYVEEPDHIFNFCSELRVMWDKIMRWLDFDSYGAADCCEQLRVGIAVLAGKYHCKRAAAIWMTIWWCIWKTRNNIIFNNAVLDCDELFFSIVWYSWWWLGIEAKDRIRCNFYEWFKNPSLCK, from the coding sequence ATGGTTTCTTGGACAGATGGCGTGTGGTGCTGGAATGTGGTTAGGGTGCATGAGGTGTTAGGACGGCAAGCTTCAGTGGAGATGACAGAGTTAAACACAATGCTTGTGGATGTGCAATTAACTActaatggtgatgatgatgttgtttggCCGTTTGATGTATCAAAATGCTACACGGTCAGGTCGGGTTACCAACTACTGCTTCAACAGCAACAAGAAGGGGAGCTGGACAGTGGCAGAAGGCAGGGGCTGGAGTACATATGGGCAGCTCAGGTACCTTCTAAGCTCAAAATATTCTGCTGGAGAGTTATTCTTGACAGGTTGCCAACGAGGAATCAGTTGATTCGCCGTGGAATTATTGCAAATAATCATGAGGCCATGTGTGTATTCTGTGGTTTGTATGTTGAAGAACCAGATCATATCTTCAACTTCTGCTCTGAGCTGCGTGTAATGTGGGATAAAATCATGCGTTGGCTGGACTTTGACTCGTACGGGGCTGCAGATTGTTGTGAACAACTAAGAGTGGGAATTGCTGTCCTGGCAGGAAAATACCATTGCAAAAGGGCTGCAGCTATATGGATGACAATTTGGTGGTGTATTTGGAAGACTAGAAATAATATCATCTTCAATAACGCGGTTCTGGATTGTGatgaattatttttttcaattgtttggTACTCTTGGTGGTGGCTTGGTATAGAAGCCAAAGATAGGATTAGATGTAACTTTTATGAGTGGTTTAAAAACCCATCCTTATGTAAGTGA